In Tenrec ecaudatus isolate mTenEca1 chromosome 5, mTenEca1.hap1, whole genome shotgun sequence, the following are encoded in one genomic region:
- the CHCHD7 gene encoding coiled-coil-helix-coiled-coil-helix domain-containing protein 7 isoform X2 translates to MPMVTRRLRDPDINPCLLISFQLLNDTYLTCSRNLICLPDVWMKIAITRKGVLLTS, encoded by the exons ATGCCCATGGTAACTCGAAGGCTCAGAGATCCTGACATAAACCCTTGTTTGTTG atttcATTCCAACTCTTAAATGATACCTATCTTACCTGTTCAAGGAATCTGATTTGTCTACCAGATGTATGGATGAAAATAGCTATAACAAGGAAAGGTGTTCTGCTTACTTCTTGA
- the CHCHD7 gene encoding coiled-coil-helix-coiled-coil-helix domain-containing protein 7 isoform X1 → MPMVTRRLRDPDINPCLLESDLSTRCMDENSYNKERCSAYFLKYKNCRKFWNSILVQRRQKGVKPPMPTASERDEILEAMGKMPY, encoded by the exons ATGCCCATGGTAACTCGAAGGCTCAGAGATCCTGACATAAACCCTTGTTTGTTG GAATCTGATTTGTCTACCAGATGTATGGATGAAAATAGCTATAACAAGGAAAGGTGTTCTGCTTACTTCTTGAAGTACAAAAATTGCCGGAAATTCTGG AATTCTATCCTGGTTCAGAGAAGACAGAAAGGAGTAAAGCCACCTATGCCTACAGCATCAGAAAGAGATGAAATTTTGGAAGCCATGGGGAAAATGCCCTACTGA